Within the Bacillus marinisedimentorum genome, the region GGCAATAAATACACTAATTCCTTGGTTTGAAAATTTTCAAATTCTATCGCTTTCGGCGTTTCACTTTTCACTGTAAAATTATGTGATTTAAAGAGTTGCACCAATTCTTCCACTATTTCATCTCCTCCAAATCCGTCTATTTCATCAATTTTTAAAAGTGAGTCTTCTATTGCTCTCCATCTAAAATTTCGGTAACACTAACATTATCAAACTCGAAGTCACGTACTTTTTCTTGTACATCTAATACCCTGTTTTTTTGTTCTTCATTTAATTCACCACTAGCTAATGCCTCGTCTATATATTTTAAAACAAGCGACTTCTCTAAATATAGATTGTTTGTCACCAGATTTACGTATGCAGCCCCGACTTGGTTTTTATCTGTCAGTTCAACGTAAGTTTTTAATGTACTAACCCAGGACTTATAAAGGCCTAATCTTGCACCCTTGAATCCTTTCGCGATCTCTAATGCTTTTTGGCTTTGTTCTAAAGCGGCAGCCGGATCATCTAAAACAGTCAGAGTAGAGAGACTTAAATATGACCACCCTGCAGGTTCTTTTTGGTATTTCACTACCTGTTCCCGGGCCTGTTTTGCATCTTCAAATTTCCCTTGGGAAGCATAAGTGTTACCTAACCTCTGCCAAGCCAGTGGATCATTGGGCTTTAACTTCAACGCCTTTTTATTTTCACTTACAGATTTATCATATTCGTTATTGTGGTAATAATATAAAGCTAGTCTTA harbors:
- a CDS encoding tetratricopeptide repeat protein; protein product: MGTSRKWIISLLGLSFVIVIALISLNIFARENPSSKKSESMEEKISRLEKYTKDNEEDAEARLRLALYYYHNNEYDKSVSENKKALKLKPNDPLAWQRLGNTYASQGKFEDAKQAREQVVKYQKEPAGWSYLSLSTLTVLDDPAAALEQSQKALEIAKGFKGARLGLYKSWVSTLKTYVELTDKNQVGAAYVNLVTNNLYLEKSLVLKYIDEALASGELNEEQKNRVLDVQEKVRDFEFDNVSVTEILDGEQ